In Labrys monachus, the genomic stretch ATCCTCGATCACCACCTTCGGACCGTCCTTGTTCTCGACGAGATCCTTGAGGCTGGCCGGCGGATTCTTCAGCTTGTCCGCATCGTAGACGAAGGCGAAATAGCCCCAGTCGAACGGCACGAACATCGTGTCGGTCCACGGCTCGGGCAGGGAGAGGCCCTCGGTCGGCAGGCCGTGCGGCGCGAAGAGCCCGGATTTTTCCGCCTCGCCCATCAGATTGTCGTCGAGGCCGACGACGACATCGGCCTTGGTGGCGGCCCCTTCCAGCCTGAGCTTGGCGAACAGCGCACCGCCATCCTCGGCGGTGACGTAGTTCAGCGTGCAGCCGCATGTCGCCTCGAAGGCGGCCTTCAGCGGCTGGCCGGGCCCGTCCTCGCCCGAGAAGCTCTCATAGGTGTAGACCGTGAGAGCAGGCTTTTCCTGCGCCGGCGCGGCGGTGGCGAGGGGCGAAAAGGCCAGGGCCGCCAAAAGCGTCCCGAGCAGGCGAGTCCTTAGCATGGGCGTCCTCCATTTCGAACGGGGGTCGAGACGGACGAAAACCACGCGAACGAGGCTGTCGAAGCCGAGGCCGAACGCTGTCGTTGCAAGGCTCATCCCTCCGCCGGCACGACCCGGATCAGGTTCAACGGGTTGGCACGCCGCCTCTCAGCCCATTGGGCACCCCGTGAGACGTTGTCGTGTTAGCCTGTTCACGCCCGGAGGAAAAGCGCGCTGTAACGAGCCCGTACGATTTTCAGGACGGGCCGGCCGGCATCCGCCCTTCAGGCGAGGCCGAACCGGGCGGCGGCGAAGGGCAGCAGGCGCGGATCGGCGAAATGCGGTATGGCGAGGGCGGCGCCTTCCGCCAGCAGGCGCTCTTCGCTGAGGCCGGTCGTCAGGCCGATGACGGCCAGGCCGGCCGCCCGCGCGGCGGCGATGCCGGAGAGCGAATCCTCGAAGGCAAGGCTGGCGGCAGCGCTGCCCTGCAGGTTTTCGAGCCCTGTGAGATAGGGCAAGGGATGCGGCTTGGCGAAGGCGAGCTCGTCGCCGATCACCAGCGTGGCGAAACGGCTCTCGAGGCCGATGCCCCGCAATTCCTGCTCGGCATTGGCGCGGGGGGCGTTGGTCACCACGCCGATGGCGATCCGGCGCTCCTCCAGCCAGGCCAGGAAGGCATTGAGGCCGGGCGCCGGCTCGAGATCGGTGGCGAGACGGCGGAACATCGCCTCCTTCTCGTCGATCAGCGCCAGGCCGTGCACCTCGTCCATGCGCGGCAGGTAGCGCGACAGGATGAGGCTGTTCGGCGCGCCCATGAACCGGGTCCGGTAATCGTCGAGGGAGAGATCGACGCCGTGCGGCTCGAGCATGGCGTGCCAGGCGGCATAATGCAGGTGGTCGGCGTCGACCAGGGTGCCGTCGAGATCGAACAGGGCAGCGGATTTCACGGGCGGAGGGCTTTCAGGCGTGTGACAGTTCGGGTTCTTCGCGGAATTGCACGGTATAGAGATGGGCGTAGCGTCCCCTGCGGGCGAGCAGCGCCTCATGCGTGCCCTCTTCGACGACCTGCCCGGCTTCGACCACACAGATCTTGTCGGCCCGCTGCACCGTCTGGAGGCGATGCGCGATGACGACGACGGTGCGCCCGGCGCAAAGGTCGTCCAGCGCGTTCTGCACCGCCTTTTCCGATTCGGAATCGAGGGCCGCCGTGGCCTCGTCCAACAGGATGATGGAGGCGTCGCGCAGGATGGCGCGCGCAATGGCGATGCGGGCCCGCTGGCCGCCGGACAATTGCAGGCCGCGCTCGCCGACTTCGGTCTCGTAGCCTTTTTCGAAGGCGGAAATGAACTCATGCGCATGGGCGGCCTTGGCAGCCGCGATGATCTGCTCCCCGGTGGCGCCGGGCCGGCCGGAGGCGATGTTCTCGCGGATGGTGCCGGCGAACAGGAAAACGTCCTGCCCGACATAGGCCATCGCCGCCCGGAGCGTCGGCAGCGATACGGATGGGAGGGGCTGGCCGTCGATCGAGATCTCGCCCGACTGCGGATCGTAGAAGCGCAGGATCATGTTGACGATGGTGGACTTGCCGCCGCCCGACTGGCCGACCAGCGCCGTGGTCTTGCCCGCCTCGGCCGTAAAGGAAAGGTTGCGCAGCACCGCCTCGTCGGCCTTGTAGCCGAAACGCACATTGTCGAAGACGATATGGCCGCCCTTGTTGACGAACGGGGGCTTGGCGAGTTCGGCCGCGCCTTCGGTCGGCGGCAGGTCGAGGATGTCGTAATACATCTCCACGCCGGCGAGGGCGGCGCTGAGGTCGACATTGGTCTTGGCGAGGGCCTTGGCCGGCGCATAGGCCATCAGGAAGGCGACGAGGAAGGAAGTGAGGCCCCCGAGGGTCAGCTGCCCCTCCACGATGCGCCAGCCGCCATAGACGATGACCGCCGCGACGGCGACGCCGCCCATGGTCTCCATCAGCGGGCTGGTGCGGTTGCTGAGCTCGGCCATCTTGTTGGCCGTCCTCTGGGCGAGGAGGATGCCGTCTTCCATGCGGCGGCGCATGGCGTCTTCCATGCCGAAGGACTTGACGACCCTGATGCCCTGTGCCGTCTCCTGGATGATGCCGGCGATCTGCGCGAGGCTCGCATATTGGCGTCTGACGACGCTGCGGATGCGGTGGGTGATATAGCGGATACCGAAGACGGCGCCCGGCATGACCACGAGCGCGGAAACGGCGAGCAGGGGATCGCGTATGATCATCACCGCCGTCAGGGACAGGACGGTCAGAATGTTGGTGACGGAATTGACGACGAGATTGGCTCCGGCGCGCGCCGCATTGGAGATGAAGGCGTTGGAGCTCACGAGCTCCGTCGAGTGCCGCTCGCTGAAATAGGGAATGCCCTGCTGCAGGACATGGCCGAACACCCGCCGCTGCACCGCGGCGATGATGGCATTGCCGATCCGCGCCATGGTGGTGTCCTTGGCATAGGATGCGAGGCCCTTGACGACGGAGACCACGACGAAGGCGAGCGCGAGGGAGACGATCTGCCCGAAGCCCGTGCGCGCGGTCATGGCATTGATCACCGGCCCGATCATATAGGCGGCGAGGCCCGTGGTGCCCGCCTCGATGGCGCCGGACCCGACGGCAATCAGATAGGCGCGGATATGCTTGCGGCCCTCGTCGGCGAACAGGCGCCTGACCAGCGGGATCGTGGCGCGATCTTTCTTTACCAGCGCGAAAATGACGGCAACTCCTCGGTGACGGTGGCGCTTCTATCATCCGCGTGCCGTCAAGGCCATACATGTCGCCGATATGGTGACGGGCTAGGCCTCCGGCCAGCGCGCCACCACGGCGGCGGCCTGTGCGAGACCTTCGGGGTCGTTGACGTTGGCGAAGGGATCGAAGGGCGCGGCCGCCCATTCGACCTCGACGAAGCCGTGGCGGCGCAGGATGATCTCGACGCGGCGCTGGTCCTCCTCGAGGAGGGCGCGGCGCAGGGCGACGCGCAGGGCGACCGGCCACAGGGCGACGGCGGGGTGCCGCCTGCCGCCGGAGACGGCGACGGCGCCGTTGCCCTCGCAGGCTCCCGCCTGCAGCCGCGCGACGAGATCGGCCGGCAGGAAGGGCGCGTCGCACGGCACGGCGACAACCTGCGCGAAGCCCGCCGCCGCCGCATGATCGAGCGCCGCGAGCACGCCGGCCAGCGGGCCGGGAAAATCGGCGACATCGTCCGGCACGACGGCCAGTCCGAGAGCGCCGAAACGGGCCGGGTCGCCATTCGCATTGAGGACGAGCGCGGCGACCTGCGGCGCCATGCGCCGGACGATCCGCTCGAGAATGCTCGCACCGCCGAGATCGGCCAATCCCTTGTCGCCGCCGCCCATGCGGCGCGAGAGGCCGCCCGCCAGCACGACGCCCAGCACGCTGTCCCCGTCCTTCATCATGGCGCCATCATGCCCGAAGGCCGGCGCGACACAAGGGTTGAACGCGCGGACGGGGCCGGCTACAGGCTTGCATCATGCCCGCCACGGTCTCGTCTCCCGCCCCGGCCTCCGCCTTGCGCCTCGACCTGCGCGGGCTGAAATGCCCCCTGCCCGTCCTGCACGCCCGCAAGGCGCTCGACCGCGCGGCGCCGGGCGCGCTGCTCCGCATCGAATGCACCGACCCGATGGCCGCGATCGACCTGCCCAACCTCGCCCGGGAAACGGGGGACCTCTATGAGGGAAGGACCGAGGAGGCCGGCTTTGCCGTCCATCGCATCCGCCGGGGCGACCGGCCGTGATGCGGCTGATGGGCCTGGCCGGGTGGAGCGGCGCCGGCAAGACCACGCTCGTCGCCGCCCTCATCCCCCGGCTGCGCCGGATGGGCGCGACGGTCTCCACCATCAAGCATGCCCATCACGCCTTCGACATCGACCAGCCCGGCAAGGATTCCTATGTGCATCGCGAGGCGGGCGCCCAGGAAGTCCTGGTCGCCTCCGCCCATCGCTTCGCGCTGATGCACGAATTGCGCGGCGCCCCGGAACCGCCGCTCAGCGCCTTGCTGGCGCGGCTGGCGCCCGTGGATATCGTCATCATCGAGGGCTTCAAGACCGACAGCCATCCGAAGATCGAGGTGCACCGCATCGCGACGGGCAAGGACCTCATCCATCCCCGGGACGCCCAGATCCTCGCCATCGCCACCGACGCGCCCGGCCCTTTCCCGATCCCGCGCTTCGATATCGACGACATCGAGGCGATCGCGCGCTGGATCCTCACGGCAGCCCTGCCCGCCGGCCTATGAGCACGATCCCCCTCCATCCCGGGAAAGTGATTCGGGAGCGCCGCGCAAGCCATTGCCAGGGCGGCGATTTCCCTGTTGCATCCGGACCGACCGACATCCCCCGCAAAGGACCACAGACATGCCGCAACGCCCCCTCCTGCTCGTGACCGGCGGCAGCCGCGGCATCGGCGCCGCCATCTGCATCAAGGCGGCGCAGGCCGGCTACGACATCGCGCTGAACTATCTCAGCGACCATGCCGCCGCCCAGTCCGTCGCCAAGAGCGTGCGCGAGGCCGGCGCCCGCGTGCTCACCCTCGCCGGCGACATCGCCGTCGAGGCCGACATCGACGCCCTGTTCGCCGCCATCGACGATTTCGGCGTCCTCACCCATGTCGCCAACAATGCCGGCGCAACGGGCAGGTCCGGCCGGCTGGCCGACACCGACCCCGCCGTGATCCGCGCCATCATCGA encodes the following:
- a CDS encoding HAD family hydrolase, coding for MKSAALFDLDGTLVDADHLHYAAWHAMLEPHGVDLSLDDYRTRFMGAPNSLILSRYLPRMDEVHGLALIDEKEAMFRRLATDLEPAPGLNAFLAWLEERRIAIGVVTNAPRANAEQELRGIGLESRFATLVIGDELAFAKPHPLPYLTGLENLQGSAAASLAFEDSLSGIAAARAAGLAVIGLTTGLSEERLLAEGAALAIPHFADPRLLPFAAARFGLA
- a CDS encoding ABC transporter ATP-binding protein, giving the protein MFALVKKDRATIPLVRRLFADEGRKHIRAYLIAVGSGAIEAGTTGLAAYMIGPVINAMTARTGFGQIVSLALAFVVVSVVKGLASYAKDTTMARIGNAIIAAVQRRVFGHVLQQGIPYFSERHSTELVSSNAFISNAARAGANLVVNSVTNILTVLSLTAVMIIRDPLLAVSALVVMPGAVFGIRYITHRIRSVVRRQYASLAQIAGIIQETAQGIRVVKSFGMEDAMRRRMEDGILLAQRTANKMAELSNRTSPLMETMGGVAVAAVIVYGGWRIVEGQLTLGGLTSFLVAFLMAYAPAKALAKTNVDLSAALAGVEMYYDILDLPPTEGAAELAKPPFVNKGGHIVFDNVRFGYKADEAVLRNLSFTAEAGKTTALVGQSGGGKSTIVNMILRFYDPQSGEISIDGQPLPSVSLPTLRAAMAYVGQDVFLFAGTIRENIASGRPGATGEQIIAAAKAAHAHEFISAFEKGYETEVGERGLQLSGGQRARIAIARAILRDASIILLDEATAALDSESEKAVQNALDDLCAGRTVVVIAHRLQTVQRADKICVVEAGQVVEEGTHEALLARRGRYAHLYTVQFREEPELSHA
- the mobA gene encoding molybdenum cofactor guanylyltransferase MobA is translated as MMKDGDSVLGVVLAGGLSRRMGGGDKGLADLGGASILERIVRRMAPQVAALVLNANGDPARFGALGLAVVPDDVADFPGPLAGVLAALDHAAAAGFAQVVAVPCDAPFLPADLVARLQAGACEGNGAVAVSGGRRHPAVALWPVALRVALRRALLEEDQRRVEIILRRHGFVEVEWAAAPFDPFANVNDPEGLAQAAAVVARWPEA
- a CDS encoding sulfurtransferase TusA family protein codes for the protein MPATVSSPAPASALRLDLRGLKCPLPVLHARKALDRAAPGALLRIECTDPMAAIDLPNLARETGDLYEGRTEEAGFAVHRIRRGDRP
- the mobB gene encoding molybdopterin-guanine dinucleotide biosynthesis protein B, which gives rise to MRLMGLAGWSGAGKTTLVAALIPRLRRMGATVSTIKHAHHAFDIDQPGKDSYVHREAGAQEVLVASAHRFALMHELRGAPEPPLSALLARLAPVDIVIIEGFKTDSHPKIEVHRIATGKDLIHPRDAQILAIATDAPGPFPIPRFDIDDIEAIARWILTAALPAGL